The genomic region GTTTATTCCTGCTGCTCTGCTTATCGCGCTCGGCGTTGCGATTGCCTTTGTTCCTCATCTGCGAAACACGCTTCAAGAAAACGCCCGTACTTTTACAGACCAATCCAGTTACGCACGCAGCGTACTGGAAAACCTGCAGGTCAGTCGTATTGGAAGTTCTCCAACTGAGAGTCTTGAATCTTCAATCTGGCGCTCCTGCGCGGCATTGGTCGCTTCCTTTCTTCTTGCGCTGGGAAGCGTGTTCCGCAAGCGGTTAGGAAAGGCGGCGAATTTCACGGGTAACCTTGAACTCGGCAATGAGTGGCTTAGAAGAGCGCATAGCGGTCATCCCGGCGACTATGTGGCATGGCTGTCGTTTGGAACGGCATTGGCTGGAATGTTGTTTCTTTGGTTTCTCCATTAGGCGCATCATCTAACCAATTGCTGCTTGCTCTCGGAGGACACTCAACAATATGGCTCAAAAGCAGCACCTCATCGACGAGACAGCCAGGCTGACGGTTGATGAGATTTTCGACGCAGCCTACGCCAGCGGGCAAGAAGAGCTGGAGCGATCCTCCACTGCATTGTTATTTTCGGGTCTGATCGCAGGTCTGACGATTGGACTCAGCCCGTTGGCAACTGCATTTGCCGAGTCTTTTCTTGGCCAGAGCTCTTGGGCGTCTTTTGTTGGAAAGCTGTTCTATCCCATCGGCTTTGTCACCGTCATCATCGGACGCTCCCAACTGTTTACGGAAAACACGCTTTACCCGATCGCGGTAGTTCTCAAAGAACGAGGGGAGATACTGAACACTTTGAGGCTCTGGGCCATAGTTTTTCTCGCGAATATCGCGGGCACTCTGGCATTTGCGACACTGTTTGTGCGCACAACCGCGGTCAAAACCGGAGTCATCGCAGCGGTGGTCTCAATGGGGGCCCAGGCGTCTCAGGGCTCCATTGGACATCTATTTTGGAGTGCGGTTGTGGCTGGATGGCTCATGGCGCTAATCGCCTGGCTCGTGGAAGCAAGCCACTGGACCACTGGCCAGGT from Acidobacteriota bacterium harbors:
- a CDS encoding formate transporter; this encodes MDETARLTVDEIFDAAYASGQEELERSSTALLFSGLIAGLTIGLSPLATAFAESFLGQSSWASFVGKLFYPIGFVTVIIGRSQLFTENTLYPIAVVLKERGEILNTLRLWAIVFLANIAGTLAFATLFVRTTAVKTGVIAAVVSMGAQASQGSIGHLFWSAVVAGWLMALIAWLVEASHWTTGQVAVVWILTLLLGLGDFTHCIVGSTEILTSVLQGSVPVMHYFWWLLWATMGNVIGGTVLVAVLNYGQLAQRK